One region of Thermoplasmata archaeon genomic DNA includes:
- a CDS encoding aminopeptidase translates to MSTLAENAVKNCLRIGPDDNVSIFCYPHTLPLAEDLAIECFKVGADALLDLYTDRYHVAYMKHLSVEQLRKPSAFCRGLSELSTAVFWAGSLYDPSNFRKFTPEKMAANDEAETAAHLPMRERKVRSLSLGISLVTRPRAKVYGFDFAAWERMVRAASSVPSKTLTTTGQKLAGILGTADTLHVTSEGGTDLTVSVRGRQSMIYDGVVDEDDIAAGVFEASIPSGSVTVLPDPASADGTVVFDTSQAWAGRSVRKLSWEFRKGRLTAFEGDPGAAALKKQYDLASGDKDRIAAVSIGTNPKAQVGFLQNSIVRGAVSIGLGGNEFLGGPNKSSFGFESTIRAATLEADGKEIVRDGKLLFA, encoded by the coding sequence ATGTCCACGCTCGCCGAGAACGCCGTCAAGAACTGCCTTCGGATCGGACCGGACGACAACGTCAGCATCTTCTGTTATCCGCACACGTTGCCGCTCGCGGAGGATCTCGCGATCGAATGCTTCAAGGTGGGCGCGGACGCCCTCCTGGACCTGTACACGGACCGTTACCACGTCGCGTACATGAAGCACCTGTCCGTCGAGCAACTGCGGAAACCGTCCGCGTTCTGTCGCGGCCTTTCCGAGCTCTCCACCGCCGTCTTCTGGGCCGGCTCCCTCTACGATCCGTCCAACTTCCGGAAGTTCACGCCCGAGAAGATGGCGGCGAACGACGAGGCCGAGACCGCCGCCCACCTGCCGATGCGCGAACGGAAGGTACGAAGCCTTTCGCTGGGCATCTCCCTCGTGACGCGTCCGCGGGCGAAGGTATATGGTTTCGACTTCGCGGCGTGGGAGCGGATGGTCCGCGCCGCCTCGTCCGTGCCATCGAAGACGCTCACGACGACGGGGCAGAAGCTCGCGGGCATCCTCGGGACCGCGGACACGCTCCACGTGACCTCCGAAGGGGGAACCGACCTGACGGTTTCCGTGCGCGGGCGGCAGTCCATGATCTACGACGGGGTCGTCGACGAGGATGACATCGCCGCGGGCGTGTTCGAGGCCTCGATCCCGTCCGGCAGCGTCACCGTCTTGCCGGACCCGGCGAGCGCCGACGGGACCGTCGTTTTCGATACGTCGCAGGCCTGGGCCGGTCGGTCCGTCCGAAAGCTGAGCTGGGAATTCCGGAAAGGACGGCTCACGGCGTTCGAAGGGGATCCCGGCGCGGCGGCCCTGAAGAAACAGTACGACCTCGCGTCCGGCGACAAGGACCGCATCGCGGCCGTCTCGATCGGGACGAACCCGAAAGCCCAAGTCGGCTTCCTCCAGAACTCGATCGTCCGTGGAGCCGTGTCGATCGGACTCGGCGGCAACGAATTCCTCGGAGGACCGAACAAGTCGTCGTTCGGGTTCGAGAGCACGATCCGGGCCGCGACGCTCGAGGCCGACGGGAAGGAAATCGTCCGCGACGGCAAGTTGCTCTTCGCGTGA
- a CDS encoding phospholipase D-like domain-containing protein, which produces MVLARVYANAARDDEFVEIASRSPEFLDLAGWSLTDGEATAVFPPDSVLPPGGRLLIARNATSYAEDALATADFAFEGGAARRMEGGIPRLADDGDEVRLVDASERVVDAYVWGDSSDAGTGWLGRPAEAMGRGEIAVRSQTDLSAWVDSDGAGDWEGLRRHRLGQSSFAPSEFQVSGRLTAVLSPDAGDGPLRSFVESTQGTLDIAVYTFTSARIASSIADVAGRGVRVRVLLDGAPVGGVEPEEDRVVRGLLDAGADVRFLAGGGDVVKRYRYLHAKYAIVDGQAAWIGSENFGDAGFPPEDEVGNRGWSIVVADPVVSAALTKVFEIDFDPSRRDSIAAIPEDAEPLPPLPRSPPWGSSVESTSRRARLLVAPDTSLDPDGLLEILASASDHIWIEAFYLDELWRDRPNPFLEAAFDGARRGVSVRLLLDGSWSSVGDDSRGNDAVVDRLNRRARNESLDFTARLLEPHGRIERLHNKGVVVDGRTVLVSSMNWALGSATENREIGIILDDPDVAGFFEAAFAADWDGRPASGFDAWRLDDPLLLLGVYAFVGVASAVSLRKLRVGAKGIKPRPRVRRRGAYGAHLRGRSREVRLLPAELVAQPRPRPGGRRGARRGREKARGRVRRPEGD; this is translated from the coding sequence GTGGTCCTTGCGCGAGTCTACGCGAACGCGGCCCGCGATGACGAGTTCGTCGAGATCGCGAGCCGGTCACCGGAGTTCCTTGACCTCGCGGGCTGGTCCCTCACGGATGGCGAGGCGACTGCGGTGTTCCCTCCCGATTCGGTATTGCCTCCGGGCGGCCGTCTCCTGATTGCGCGGAACGCGACGAGCTACGCGGAGGATGCACTCGCGACCGCGGACTTCGCGTTCGAGGGGGGCGCCGCTCGTCGGATGGAGGGCGGCATCCCACGGCTCGCCGATGACGGAGACGAGGTCCGCCTCGTGGACGCGTCCGAGCGAGTCGTCGACGCGTACGTGTGGGGCGATTCCTCGGATGCCGGCACGGGATGGCTGGGGCGTCCGGCGGAGGCGATGGGCCGCGGCGAGATCGCGGTGCGCTCCCAGACCGACCTCAGCGCATGGGTCGATTCCGATGGCGCGGGCGATTGGGAAGGGCTCCGACGGCACCGACTCGGTCAGTCGAGTTTCGCACCTTCGGAATTCCAAGTCTCGGGACGGCTCACGGCGGTCCTCTCGCCCGACGCTGGAGACGGCCCGCTGCGTTCGTTCGTCGAATCGACACAAGGGACGCTCGACATCGCGGTCTACACCTTCACGAGCGCCCGAATCGCATCGAGCATCGCGGACGTGGCGGGCCGGGGTGTCCGGGTCCGGGTGCTCCTCGACGGGGCGCCGGTCGGAGGCGTGGAACCGGAAGAGGACCGTGTGGTCCGCGGGCTCCTCGACGCCGGGGCGGACGTTCGGTTCCTAGCGGGCGGTGGAGACGTCGTGAAGCGGTACCGCTACCTCCATGCGAAGTACGCGATCGTCGACGGACAGGCCGCTTGGATTGGTTCGGAGAACTTCGGGGACGCGGGCTTTCCACCGGAGGACGAAGTCGGGAATCGAGGATGGTCGATCGTCGTCGCAGACCCGGTGGTGTCGGCCGCCCTGACGAAGGTATTCGAGATCGACTTCGATCCATCTCGACGGGATTCGATCGCGGCGATCCCCGAAGACGCGGAACCGCTCCCGCCTTTGCCGCGAAGCCCGCCGTGGGGCTCATCCGTCGAATCGACGAGCCGCCGCGCGAGGCTCCTCGTCGCTCCCGACACCTCGCTCGACCCGGATGGCCTCCTGGAGATCCTCGCCTCCGCATCGGATCACATCTGGATCGAAGCGTTCTACCTCGACGAGCTTTGGCGGGACCGTCCGAATCCCTTCCTCGAGGCCGCCTTCGACGGGGCCCGCCGCGGGGTCTCGGTGCGTCTCCTGCTCGACGGGAGCTGGTCCTCGGTCGGCGACGATTCCAGGGGCAACGACGCGGTCGTGGACCGACTCAACCGCCGAGCGAGGAACGAGAGCCTCGATTTCACCGCGCGACTGCTCGAGCCCCACGGACGGATCGAGCGACTGCACAACAAGGGCGTGGTCGTCGACGGCCGGACGGTCCTTGTCTCGAGCATGAACTGGGCGCTCGGGTCCGCGACCGAGAACCGGGAGATCGGGATCATCCTGGACGACCCGGACGTGGCGGGGTTCTTCGAAGCCGCATTCGCCGCGGACTGGGACGGCCGGCCGGCCTCCGGGTTCGACGCGTGGCGACTCGACGACCCGCTTCTTCTCCTGGGCGTGTACGCGTTCGTCGGCGTCGCGTCCGCGGTTTCACTGCGAAAATTGAGAGTCGGGGCCAAAGGGATAAAGCCCCGCCCGAGGGTGCGACGGCGTGGCGCCTACGGAGCTCATCTCCGCGGCCGATCTCGAGAAGTTCGGCTACTGCCCGCTGAGCTGGTGGCTCAGCCGCGGCCTCGCCCCGGAGGACGGCGCGGAGCTCGTCGAGGGCGAGAAAAGGCACGAGGCCGCGTCCGCCGACCTGAAGGGGATTGA
- the cas4 gene encoding CRISPR-associated protein Cas4, with the protein MAAAVIATAAVSLPGIENQALAQGFEALALLWLIGASFFLYRSIGALGVARATRERYHVKGDLVYIDSAAEKPKLFISKRHGLSGRPDAVVMDGDHHIPVEIKTGRVPRGPLFSHILQVVAYCFLLEEEYGNPPPYGVIRYGETNYEIEYNEDQKKLLLQKLADMRTSIAKGEAHRNHSRPGKCVHCSRRGVCPERLA; encoded by the coding sequence ATGGCCGCGGCCGTGATCGCGACGGCGGCCGTCTCGCTGCCGGGGATCGAGAACCAGGCGCTCGCACAAGGCTTCGAGGCGCTCGCGCTCCTGTGGCTCATCGGCGCCTCGTTCTTCCTGTACCGCTCGATCGGCGCCCTCGGCGTCGCGCGTGCGACCCGTGAGAGGTACCACGTGAAGGGCGACCTCGTGTACATCGACTCGGCGGCGGAGAAGCCGAAGCTCTTCATCTCGAAACGGCACGGCCTCTCGGGCCGGCCCGACGCGGTCGTCATGGACGGGGACCACCACATCCCGGTCGAGATCAAGACGGGACGCGTGCCTCGCGGGCCCCTCTTCTCGCACATCCTCCAGGTCGTCGCGTACTGCTTCCTCCTCGAGGAGGAGTACGGCAACCCGCCCCCGTACGGCGTCATCCGGTACGGCGAGACGAACTACGAGATCGAGTACAACGAGGACCAGAAGAAGCTCCTCTTGCAGAAGCTCGCGGACATGCGCACGTCGATCGCGAAGGGCGAAGCGCACCGCAATCACAGCCGTCCCGGGAAGTGCGTCCACTGCTCCCGGCGAGGCGTGTGCCCGGAGCGGCTCGCCTAA